A region from the Buchnera aphidicola (Astegopteryx bambusae) genome encodes:
- the ftsH gene encoding ATP-dependent zinc metalloprotease FtsH — protein sequence MNDSVKNIIIWLFASIMFMSIFQSFGSHNSINNRISYTTFLSEINKNKISEVIIDGRQVEIINKNNNKYYTTIPMNDQKLLDILLLKNVRIFGKSPSMPGFFTSLLLSWLPMFLLIGIWIFFIRQLQSGGKNAMSFGRDKSKMLSENKIKTTFSDVAGCDEAKEEVQELVEYLKNPKKFKKLGGKIPKGVLLVGPPGTGKTLLAKAVSGEAKVPFFTISGSDFVEMFVGVGASRVRDMFENARKYSPCIIFIDEIDAVGRQRGSGLGGGHDEREQTLNQILVEMDGFEQNKGVILIAATNRPDVLDPALLRPGRFDRRILVSLPDLKGRKQILKVHMKNVLIKKDVSTSILARGTPGFSGADLANLVNEAALLSARLNKKNVSMSELEISKDKIIMGSERKSIIMTKQQKECTAYHEAGHVIVGRLVPDHDPAHKVTIIPRGMSLGSTLFLPVDDQLNVSKQKLESKIATLYGGRLAEEIIYGSKNISTGAFHDIKMATSIARNMVTQWGFSKRLGPILYTKEKEEIFLGKNISIASNISNETIRIIDKEIKLLIESNYNKAFKILKDNIDILHAMKDALIKYETIELFQIDDLMNRRTVRENINSNTYDKK from the coding sequence TTGAATGATTCAGTTAAAAATATAATTATTTGGTTATTTGCATCTATTATGTTTATGTCTATTTTTCAAAGTTTTGGTTCGCATAATTCTATTAATAATAGAATATCTTATACCACTTTTTTATCAGAAATAAATAAAAACAAAATTTCTGAGGTTATTATTGATGGAAGACAAGTAGAAATAATAAATAAAAACAATAATAAATATTATACTACTATACCAATGAATGATCAGAAATTATTAGATATTTTGTTATTAAAAAATGTAAGAATATTTGGAAAATCTCCAAGTATGCCAGGATTTTTCACTTCATTACTTTTGTCATGGCTCCCTATGTTTTTATTAATAGGAATATGGATATTTTTTATAAGACAATTACAATCTGGAGGAAAAAATGCAATGTCCTTCGGAAGAGATAAGTCAAAAATGTTATCAGAAAATAAAATCAAAACTACTTTTTCTGATGTTGCAGGATGTGATGAAGCAAAGGAAGAAGTGCAAGAATTAGTTGAATATTTGAAAAATCCAAAAAAATTTAAAAAGTTAGGTGGAAAAATACCTAAAGGTGTTTTATTAGTTGGGCCTCCAGGAACAGGAAAAACTTTACTAGCTAAAGCTGTTTCAGGTGAAGCAAAAGTTCCATTTTTTACTATATCAGGATCAGATTTTGTAGAAATGTTTGTTGGTGTTGGTGCATCTAGAGTTAGAGACATGTTTGAAAATGCAAGAAAATATTCTCCATGTATAATATTTATAGATGAAATCGATGCTGTAGGTAGACAAAGAGGTTCTGGGTTAGGGGGAGGGCATGATGAAAGAGAACAAACTTTAAATCAAATATTGGTAGAAATGGATGGTTTTGAACAAAATAAAGGAGTTATATTAATTGCTGCTACTAATAGACCAGATGTTTTGGATCCAGCTTTATTGAGACCTGGCAGATTTGATAGAAGAATATTAGTTTCTTTGCCAGATTTAAAAGGAAGAAAACAAATATTAAAAGTTCATATGAAAAATGTTTTGATTAAAAAAGACGTTTCTACTTCTATTTTAGCCAGAGGAACCCCTGGATTTTCCGGCGCAGATTTAGCTAATTTAGTAAATGAAGCTGCATTGTTATCTGCAAGATTGAATAAAAAGAATGTTTCTATGTCAGAACTAGAAATATCTAAAGATAAAATAATTATGGGGTCAGAGAGAAAATCTATAATTATGACAAAGCAACAAAAAGAATGTACAGCATATCATGAAGCAGGTCACGTAATTGTAGGTAGATTAGTTCCTGATCATGATCCAGCTCACAAAGTAACGATAATCCCCAGAGGGATGTCTTTAGGTTCTACACTTTTCTTACCTGTAGATGATCAATTAAACGTTAGTAAGCAGAAATTAGAAAGTAAAATAGCTACTTTATATGGTGGCAGATTAGCTGAAGAAATAATTTATGGGTCTAAAAATATTTCTACTGGAGCTTTTCATGATATTAAAATGGCTACTAGTATAGCTAGAAATATGGTCACTCAGTGGGGATTTTCCAAAAGACTAGGTCCTATATTATATACTAAAGAAAAAGAAGAAATATTTTTAGGTAAAAACATCTCAATTGCATCTAATATTTCTAATGAAACCATTAGAATAATAGATAAAGAAATAAAATTATTAATAGAATCTAATTATAATAAAGCTTTTAAAATTTTAAAAGATAATATTGACATTCTTCATGCAATGAAGGATGCTTTAATAAAATATGAAACTATTGAATTATTTCAAATAGATGATCTTATGAATAGAAGAACTGTTAGAGAAAATATAAATTCTAATACGTATGATAAAAAATAA
- a CDS encoding SAM-dependent methyltransferase — translation MKYRKFSKSSKIWLNRNSKNQYVLMTKKKNLISRSWFKIHEINVRNNIFKKNMNIVDLGSSPGGWSKYVSKYINNKGKLISCDIKKMKFLKNIMFYKGNLFNKKFLEYFLRQINKNRIDVLMSDMSPNISGHSCVDINNSIKLLELSFYICKNIFFKKGIYIVKAFDGKGLNEFIKILKNFFISVKINKLKSSYKNSKELFIIGRGIK, via the coding sequence ATGAAATATAGAAAATTTTCTAAAAGTTCTAAAATTTGGTTGAATAGAAATAGTAAAAATCAATATGTTTTAATGACTAAAAAAAAAAATTTAATCTCTAGATCTTGGTTTAAAATACATGAAATAAATGTAAGAAATAATATTTTTAAAAAGAATATGAATATTGTTGATTTAGGATCCTCTCCTGGAGGATGGTCAAAGTATGTCTCTAAGTATATAAATAACAAAGGCAAATTAATATCTTGTGATATAAAAAAAATGAAATTTTTAAAAAATATAATGTTTTATAAGGGAAATTTGTTTAACAAAAAATTTTTAGAATATTTTTTAAGACAAATTAATAAAAATAGAATTGATGTTTTAATGTCTGATATGTCCCCTAATATTAGCGGTCATAGTTGTGTAGATATTAATAATTCTATTAAATTATTAGAATTATCTTTTTATATATGTAAAAATATTTTTTTTAAAAAAGGAATTTATATAGTTAAAGCATTTGATGGTAAAGGTTTAAATGAATTTATAAAAATTTTAAAGAATTTTTTTATAAGTGTTAAAATTAATAAATTAAAATCTTCTTATAAAAATTCTAAAGAACTATTTATTATAGGAAGAGGAATAAAATAA
- the greA gene encoding transcription elongation factor GreA, translating to MSKNIPITISGFKKLKNELNNLKNVKRQKIINNIKMARAHGDLKENAEYHAAREEQSFCEGRIKEIENKLSNINVIDIKKIPNKNKVVFGVTVTIMNVSSKKYFTYKIVGEDESNFKNNLISIFSPISRGLIGKYVGQISTIKTPNGNIKYKIINVDHL from the coding sequence TTGTCCAAAAATATACCTATAACAATTTCAGGATTTAAAAAACTAAAAAATGAATTAAACAATCTTAAAAATGTTAAAAGACAGAAAATTATAAATAACATTAAAATGGCAAGAGCGCATGGAGATTTAAAAGAAAATGCAGAATATCATGCAGCAAGAGAAGAACAAAGTTTTTGTGAGGGAAGAATTAAAGAAATAGAAAATAAATTATCTAATATTAATGTAATAGATATAAAAAAAATTCCTAATAAAAATAAAGTTGTTTTTGGAGTTACTGTTACTATTATGAACGTTTCTTCAAAAAAATATTTTACATATAAAATTGTTGGTGAAGATGAATCTAATTTTAAAAATAATTTAATTTCTATTTTTTCTCCTATTTCTAGAGGATTAATAGGAAAATATGTAGGTCAAATATCTACTATAAAAACTCCTAATGGTAATATTAAATATAAAATTATTAATGTAGATCATTTATAA
- a CDS encoding BolA/IbaG family iron-sulfur metabolism protein produces the protein MNKKKIENMLKKEIKLYKIKIKKENKNIEIVAVSNTFLNKTELQRQQTIYKPIQNLIIKKKIHAVIIYTYSIKEWKKKLNKKKHKQKY, from the coding sequence ATGAATAAAAAAAAAATAGAAAACATGTTAAAAAAAGAAATAAAATTATATAAAATAAAAATAAAAAAAGAAAATAAAAATATAGAAATAGTAGCTGTAAGTAATACTTTTTTAAATAAAACAGAATTGCAAAGACAACAAACAATATACAAACCAATACAAAATTTGATAATAAAAAAAAAAATACATGCTGTAATAATTTATACATATTCTATAAAAGAATGGAAGAAGAAATTAAATAAAAAAAAACATAAACAAAAATATTAA
- the rplU gene encoding 50S ribosomal protein L21, which yields MKVIFIIKNNQYLANVGDNIIVKKLNKKIGEKISLKKILMISNKEKIIIGKPFIKKEYILAKIKAHKKNKKINIIKFKRRKHHIKRQGHRQKYTIIKIIKIKK from the coding sequence ATGAAAGTAATATTTATTATAAAAAATAATCAATATTTAGCTAATGTTGGAGATAATATAATCGTAAAAAAATTAAATAAAAAAATAGGTGAAAAAATTTCATTAAAAAAAATATTAATGATTTCAAATAAAGAAAAGATAATAATAGGAAAACCATTTATAAAAAAAGAATATATATTAGCAAAAATTAAAGCACATAAAAAAAATAAAAAAATAAATATAATAAAATTTAAAAGAAGAAAACATCATATAAAAAGACAAGGTCATAGACAAAAATACACTATTATTAAAATAATAAAAATAAAAAAATAA
- the rpmA gene encoding 50S ribosomal protein L27 yields the protein MAHKKAGGSTRNGRDSNPKRLGIKKFGGEFIKPGNIILTQRGTKFHPGENVGCGKDHTLFALKKGKIKFEKKGKKNRKYVRIII from the coding sequence ATGGCTCATAAAAAAGCTGGTGGTTCAACTAGAAATGGAAGAGATTCCAATCCAAAAAGATTAGGAATAAAAAAATTTGGAGGAGAATTTATAAAACCTGGAAATATAATATTAACACAGAGAGGTACAAAATTTCATCCAGGAGAAAATGTAGGATGTGGAAAAGATCATACTTTATTTGCACTGAAAAAAGGAAAAATAAAATTTGAAAAAAAAGGAAAAAAAAATAGAAAATATGTAAGAATAATTATATAA
- the cgtA gene encoding Obg family GTPase CgtA, with protein MKFFDEILIYAKSGNGGNGCTSFRREKFIPKGGPDGGDGGNGGNVWIKSDVNLNTLVKYNFKKIFLAEDGKNGRNKKCSGRKGKDIYIKVPLGTKIVDIRKNKILIDITKKKQKFLLLKGGARGLGNYKFKSSTNRTPIKHTNGKMGKEIQIKLKLTLLADVGTLGLPNSGKSTLVSKISNSKTKIGSYPFTTLSPHLGAVFVNKKKSFIISDIPGIIKNASKGIGLGVQFLKHLERCKILLHIIDFSIKNIYTIIKNIKIVKNEIKKYNKNILKKTIWIVFNKIDKINYKEKIKSMQLIYKIKERIFYISSKYKLGTTKLCKEIKKFLDKSN; from the coding sequence ATGAAATTTTTTGATGAAATTTTAATTTATGCAAAATCTGGAAATGGAGGAAATGGATGTACAAGTTTTCGCAGAGAAAAATTTATACCAAAAGGTGGACCTGATGGAGGTGATGGGGGAAATGGAGGTAATGTATGGATAAAATCTGATGTTAACTTAAATACATTAGTTAAATATAATTTTAAAAAAATATTTTTAGCAGAAGATGGAAAAAATGGTAGAAACAAAAAATGTTCTGGAAGAAAAGGAAAAGATATATATATAAAAGTGCCTTTAGGTACAAAAATAGTAGATATAAGAAAAAATAAAATTTTAATAGATATAACTAAAAAAAAACAAAAATTTTTACTATTAAAAGGAGGGGCAAGAGGATTAGGAAACTACAAATTTAAATCTTCCACAAACAGAACTCCTATAAAACATACAAATGGAAAAATGGGAAAAGAAATACAAATTAAATTAAAACTAACTCTATTAGCAGATGTAGGAACATTGGGATTACCAAATTCTGGAAAATCTACATTAGTTAGCAAAATATCAAATTCTAAAACAAAAATTGGATCATATCCATTTACTACTTTAAGTCCACATTTGGGAGCAGTTTTTGTAAACAAAAAAAAATCTTTTATAATATCTGACATACCAGGAATAATAAAAAATGCTTCAAAAGGAATAGGATTAGGGGTACAATTTTTAAAACATTTAGAAAGATGTAAGATATTACTTCATATAATAGATTTTTCTATAAAAAATATTTATACAATTATAAAAAATATAAAAATTGTTAAAAATGAGATAAAAAAATATAATAAAAATATTTTAAAAAAAACTATATGGATAGTTTTTAACAAAATAGATAAAATAAATTATAAAGAAAAGATAAAATCTATGCAATTAATATATAAAATAAAAGAAAGAATTTTTTACATATCTTCTAAATATAAGTTAGGAACTACAAAATTATGTAAGGAAATAAAAAAATTTTTAGATAAGTCAAATTAA
- the rpsI gene encoding 30S ribosomal protein S9: protein MKIINYGTGRRKTSSARIFLKIGNGKIFINKKKLNNYFKRNTLRAIVLQPTSILNINDKFDFIITVKGGGISSQANAIRQGISKSLIEYDNIFKTKLKKAGFVTRDSRKVERKKFGLRKARKKPQFSKR from the coding sequence ATGAAAATTATAAATTATGGAACTGGAAGAAGAAAAACTTCTTCCGCTAGAATTTTTTTAAAAATTGGTAATGGAAAAATTTTTATAAATAAGAAAAAGTTAAATAATTATTTTAAAAGAAATACATTACGCGCAATAGTTTTACAACCTACATCAATATTAAATATAAATGATAAATTTGATTTTATTATAACTGTAAAAGGAGGAGGAATATCTAGTCAAGCAAATGCTATCAGACAAGGAATATCAAAATCATTAATAGAATATGATAATATTTTTAAGACTAAGTTAAAAAAAGCTGGATTTGTTACTAGAGATTCTAGAAAAGTAGAAAGAAAAAAATTTGGTTTAAGAAAGGCTAGAAAAAAACCTCAATTTTCTAAAAGATAG
- the rplM gene encoding 50S ribosomal protein L13, which produces MKNFLIKRKINKNKWFYVNAKKKILGRLSSSISKYLIGKHKPNYQNNVCDGDYIIIFNAEKISVTGNKIKNKIYYRHTGHTGGLKKISLKDMLIHNPEEVIRIAIRGMLPKNSLRKHIMKRLKIYSGDELKYISQKPQILKV; this is translated from the coding sequence ATGAAAAACTTTTTAATAAAAAGAAAAATTAATAAAAATAAATGGTTTTATGTAAACGCTAAAAAAAAAATACTAGGAAGGTTATCTTCTAGTATATCTAAATATTTAATTGGAAAACATAAACCAAATTATCAAAATAATGTTTGTGATGGAGATTATATAATAATATTTAATGCTGAAAAAATATCTGTAACTGGAAATAAAATAAAAAATAAAATTTATTATAGACATACTGGACATACAGGCGGTTTAAAAAAAATATCTTTAAAAGATATGTTAATTCATAATCCAGAAGAAGTTATTAGAATAGCCATTAGAGGTATGTTGCCAAAAAACTCTTTAAGAAAACATATTATGAAAAGATTAAAAATTTATTCAGGAGATGAATTAAAATATATTTCTCAAAAACCTCAAATATTAAAAGTATAA
- a CDS encoding prephenate dehydratase domain-containing protein, with the protein MNLEINFLNFRNKIDKLDNKIIKLLFKRNYISKEIAKTKIILKKDIKDKNREKEILLNIYKKSKKYNISKKYIKKIFKIIINHSIKMQKKIFNKKNIQKISFLGPEGSYSYYATKKYCKKKILYKKLPYKNFNEVISALEKNIVNFSILPLENSNTGKIDETYKILEKKKLFIIKTLNIKINHCLLSKQIIKTKNIQIIYTHLQPFLQCKKFIKNFCKLSKIKFVESTSSAIKNILIKNKNNIAAIGHKKNKNFFNLKILKKNINNDKNNFTKFIVLKRNKKKIDYKKNIILIKFLYNIKKFPNNILLILYENNIKIKSLIYHKSNVEDNKNIYFVEIKNNKILTKNIKNILKKTLKITNSIKIIGNYKK; encoded by the coding sequence ATGAATTTAGAGATAAATTTTTTAAATTTTAGAAATAAAATTGACAAATTAGATAATAAAATAATTAAATTATTGTTTAAAAGAAATTATATTTCTAAAGAAATAGCAAAAACAAAAATAATTTTAAAAAAAGACATAAAAGATAAAAATAGAGAAAAAGAAATATTATTAAATATATATAAAAAATCTAAAAAATATAATATTTCTAAAAAATATATAAAAAAAATTTTTAAAATAATAATAAATCATTCTATAAAAATGCAAAAAAAAATATTTAACAAAAAAAATATACAAAAAATATCTTTTTTAGGTCCTGAAGGATCATATTCATATTATGCTACAAAAAAATATTGTAAAAAAAAAATACTATACAAAAAATTACCATATAAAAATTTTAATGAAGTAATAAGTGCTTTAGAAAAAAATATTGTAAATTTTTCAATATTACCATTAGAAAATTCTAATACAGGAAAAATAGATGAGACATACAAAATATTAGAAAAAAAGAAATTGTTTATAATAAAAACTTTAAACATAAAAATTAATCATTGTTTATTATCTAAGCAAATAATAAAAACAAAGAATATACAAATAATATATACACATTTACAACCATTTCTACAATGTAAAAAATTTATAAAAAATTTTTGTAAACTTAGCAAAATAAAATTTGTTGAAAGCACATCTTCAGCAATAAAAAATATTTTAATAAAAAATAAAAATAATATAGCAGCCATAGGGCATAAAAAAAACAAAAACTTTTTTAATTTAAAAATATTAAAAAAAAACATAAACAATGATAAAAATAATTTTACTAAATTTATAGTACTAAAAAGAAATAAAAAAAAAATAGATTACAAAAAAAATATTATTTTAATAAAATTTTTATATAACATAAAAAAATTTCCAAACAATATATTATTAATTTTATATGAAAATAATATAAAAATAAAAAGTTTAATATATCATAAATCAAACGTAGAAGATAATAAAAATATATATTTTGTTGAAATAAAAAATAACAAAATATTAACTAAAAACATAAAAAATATATTAAAAAAAACATTAAAAATTACAAATAGTATAAAAATAATAGGAAACTACAAAAAATAA
- a CDS encoding signal recognition particle receptor subunit alpha, which translates to MFRNLKKKFNEIIEKISNSGRIREKDITYTIREIRKSFLESDVAITVIKKFITKIKKKSIGKKINKSFTPGQELIHIIQKEMIKEFGEKPSLINLSTKSTAIILIVGLQGMGKTTSTVKIANFIKRKYKKKVCTFSLDTIRPAAIEQLKILSKSSNIDFIQIKNKKNYIKMLENGLEISKKKIYDCVIIDTSGRLHVNKNMMNELKNIQKFSNPIETLLVCDAMLGQDSIKIIESFKKYVNITGIILTKTDSDSRCGIALSARHITKKPIKFLCNGEKIENIKIFEPKKIVNKIIGMENVTSLIDKIKTNIKKEKYILNKNKKIKNNTFNLNNFLNQIDQLNKIGGIEKIINKIPSQYINKNKNLKNVNNSLIKQFKVIIQSMTKEERKNPKIIKSSRKKRIAMGSGSSVQQINILLQKFNHVKKIFKKIKKSGTNNFFKNFFNKQFF; encoded by the coding sequence ATGTTTAGAAATTTAAAAAAAAAATTCAATGAAATAATAGAAAAAATATCTAATTCTGGAAGAATTAGAGAAAAAGATATAACATATACAATAAGAGAAATAAGAAAATCATTTTTAGAATCTGACGTTGCAATAACAGTCATAAAAAAATTTATAACAAAAATAAAAAAAAAATCTATAGGAAAGAAGATAAATAAAAGTTTTACACCAGGTCAAGAACTAATACATATAATACAAAAAGAAATGATAAAAGAATTTGGTGAAAAACCAAGTTTGATAAATTTGTCTACAAAATCTACAGCTATAATATTAATAGTTGGTTTACAAGGAATGGGAAAAACAACTAGTACAGTTAAAATTGCAAATTTTATAAAAAGAAAATATAAAAAAAAAGTATGTACATTTTCATTAGATACAATAAGACCTGCAGCAATAGAACAACTAAAAATTTTATCAAAATCATCAAATATAGATTTTATACAAATAAAAAATAAAAAAAATTATATAAAAATGTTAGAAAATGGATTAGAAATATCAAAAAAAAAAATATATGATTGCGTAATAATAGATACTTCCGGTAGATTACATGTAAATAAAAACATGATGAATGAATTAAAAAATATTCAAAAATTTTCCAATCCTATAGAAACTTTATTAGTATGTGATGCTATGTTAGGACAAGATTCTATCAAAATAATAGAATCTTTTAAAAAATATGTAAATATAACAGGAATAATATTAACTAAAACAGACAGTGATTCTAGATGTGGAATTGCACTTTCAGCAAGACATATAACAAAAAAACCAATAAAATTTTTATGTAATGGAGAAAAAATAGAAAATATAAAAATATTTGAACCAAAAAAAATAGTTAATAAAATAATAGGTATGGAAAATGTAACATCACTAATTGACAAAATTAAAACAAATATAAAAAAAGAAAAATATATTTTAAATAAAAATAAAAAAATAAAAAATAATACATTTAATTTAAACAATTTTTTAAATCAAATAGATCAATTAAATAAAATTGGAGGAATAGAAAAAATAATAAACAAAATTCCATCACAATACATTAACAAAAACAAAAATTTAAAAAATGTAAATAATTCTTTAATAAAACAGTTTAAAGTAATTATACAATCTATGACAAAAGAAGAAAGAAAAAATCCTAAAATAATAAAAAGTTCTAGAAAAAAAAGAATAGCTATGGGATCTGGATCAAGCGTGCAACAAATAAATATATTATTACAAAAATTTAATCATGTAAAAAAAATCTTTAAAAAAATAAAAAAAAGTGGTACAAACAATTTTTTTAAAAATTTTTTTAACAAACAATTTTTTTAA
- the rpsP gene encoding 30S ribosomal protein S16, with protein sequence MIKIRLSRIGSKKKPFFKIIVADVRCPQNGKFIEKLGYYDPITKNLKKKFYISENRINFWISKGAILSKRLKNIIKQNKSC encoded by the coding sequence ATGATAAAAATAAGATTGTCAAGAATAGGTTCAAAAAAAAAACCATTTTTTAAAATAATAGTTGCTGATGTTAGATGTCCTCAAAATGGAAAATTTATAGAAAAATTAGGATACTATGATCCAATTACAAAAAATCTTAAAAAAAAATTCTATATATCAGAAAATAGAATAAATTTTTGGATTAGCAAAGGAGCAATTTTATCTAAAAGACTAAAAAACATTATAAAACAAAATAAATCATGCTAA
- the rimM gene encoding ribosome maturation factor RimM (Essential for efficient processing of 16S rRNA), with the protein MLIIGKIIKPYGILGWLQIVSFTEKKEKIFEYSTLYFKTKKKYKKLKIKNWKICKKKILIKISKIEDRTKSEYFLKKKIFIKKCSLPKLKKNEYYWKDIINCKVFNTKNKFLGKITKIIDVKTSNIISIKTNCIKKKQEILIPFIINKYIKNININKKKIIIKNYLYFI; encoded by the coding sequence ATGCTAATAATAGGAAAAATAATAAAACCATATGGTATTTTAGGGTGGTTACAAATAGTTTCATTTACAGAAAAAAAAGAAAAAATCTTTGAATATTCTACTTTATATTTTAAAACAAAAAAAAAATATAAAAAATTAAAAATAAAAAATTGGAAAATTTGTAAAAAAAAAATATTAATAAAAATTTCAAAAATAGAAGATAGAACAAAATCAGAATATTTTTTAAAAAAAAAAATATTTATAAAAAAATGTTCTTTACCTAAATTAAAAAAAAATGAATATTATTGGAAAGATATAATAAATTGCAAAGTTTTTAATACTAAAAATAAATTTTTAGGAAAAATAACTAAAATTATTGATGTAAAAACATCAAATATAATATCAATAAAAACAAATTGTATTAAAAAAAAACAAGAAATTTTAATACCATTTATAATAAATAAATATATAAAAAATATAAATATAAATAAAAAGAAAATAATAATAAAAAATTATTTATATTTTATCTAA
- the trmD gene encoding tRNA (guanosine(37)-N1)-methyltransferase TrmD: MKKKNNITINVVTIFPEMFKTILKYGIIKKSIKLKMLKIKFWNPRNFVKKKNENIDDTPYGGGPGIIMKPYPLYNTIKYIKSLYKKKNIKTIYLTPQGKKINKKNILNILKFKNIILVCGRYEGIDERIILKEIDEEISIGDYVLTGGEIPSMVLIECIIRFIPGIIKKKCISEDSFFNGLLDYPNYTKPRIFKGMKVPKILLSGNHKNIKLWKIKESLRITLLKRPDLFKKKFKKAKNKILKIFQTKYTK; encoded by the coding sequence ATGAAAAAAAAGAATAATATTACTATAAATGTAGTAACTATATTTCCAGAAATGTTTAAAACAATATTAAAATATGGAATAATAAAAAAATCTATTAAATTAAAAATGTTAAAAATAAAATTTTGGAATCCTAGAAACTTTGTAAAAAAAAAAAATGAAAATATTGATGATACACCTTATGGTGGTGGGCCTGGAATTATAATGAAACCATATCCACTATATAATACTATAAAGTATATAAAATCATTATATAAAAAAAAAAATATAAAAACTATTTATTTAACACCTCAAGGAAAAAAAATAAATAAAAAAAATATATTAAACATTTTAAAATTTAAAAATATAATATTAGTATGTGGAAGATATGAAGGAATAGATGAAAGAATAATATTAAAAGAAATAGATGAAGAAATATCAATAGGAGACTATGTTTTAACTGGTGGTGAAATACCATCAATGGTATTAATAGAATGTATTATAAGATTTATACCAGGCATCATAAAAAAAAAATGTATTTCAGAAGATTCTTTTTTTAATGGATTATTAGATTACCCGAATTACACTAAACCAAGAATATTTAAAGGTATGAAAGTTCCTAAAATTTTGTTATCAGGAAATCATAAAAATATAAAATTATGGAAAATTAAAGAATCATTAAGAATCACATTATTAAAAAGACCAGATTTATTTAAAAAAAAATTTAAAAAAGCAAAAAATAAAATTTTAAAAATATTTCAAACAAAATATACGAAATAA
- the rplS gene encoding 50S ribosomal protein L19, producing the protein MKNIIENIEKKNKLKHTIPSFKSGDTIEIQSCILDGEKTRLQKFEGIVIAIKNRGFRSSFSVRKISNGEGVERIFKKYSPNIKKIKIKKYGKVKQSKLYYIRKLHGKSYKIKEKKNKKKFLQK; encoded by the coding sequence GTGAAAAATATTATAGAAAATATAGAAAAAAAAAATAAATTAAAACATACTATTCCATCATTCAAATCAGGAGATACAATAGAAATACAAAGTTGTATATTAGACGGAGAAAAAACAAGATTACAAAAATTTGAAGGAATAGTTATTGCAATAAAAAATAGAGGATTTAGATCTTCATTTTCTGTTAGAAAAATTTCTAATGGAGAAGGTGTAGAAAGAATTTTTAAAAAATATTCTCCTAATATAAAAAAAATAAAAATAAAAAAATATGGAAAAGTAAAACAATCAAAATTATATTATATTAGAAAACTACATGGAAAATCTTATAAAATAAAAGAAAAAAAAAATAAAAAAAAATTTTTACAAAAATAA